In the genome of Salinigranum halophilum, the window CTTCACCGGGAACGTCTCACTGACGTTCATGATACCTGGGCTGCCGGAGTTGACAGTGTCATCGCCAGACACGTTCAACACGCCCATCCCGATGGTGATGCCGTTCAGCGCGCTGTTCATGCCGCTGTCCATATTCATCCTCACGACGTTCTACGGCCAGATTCCGGACGGCCTCGAGGACGCCGCGCGGGTGGAGGGAACCACCAGACTGGGCGCGCTGTTCCGCGTCATCATCCCGCTCTCGGCGCCAGGGGTCGCGACGGCGGGCGTCCTGACGTTCATCAGCGTCTACAACGAGTTCTTCTTCTCGTTCCTGATGAACAACGGTGAGGCATCCTCGTGGGCGCCCATCGTCGCTGGCATCCTGAAGTATCAGGGCCAGTTCGACACGCCGTTCAACCTCATGGCAGCAGCGAGCATCGTCGGGGTTCTGCCCGTCGCAATACTGGTCATCATCGCTCAGGAGCGTATCGTGAGTGGGCTGACCGCCGGAGCACTCAAGGAGTAATACAATGGGAGACGTCAAACTCGAGAACGTGTACAAGCGGTACGAGGACGTAACGGCAGTCGAAGACATGAACATCCACATCAGAGACGGCGAGTTCGTCTGTCTCGTCGGTCCCTCTGGCTGTGGGAAGTCGACCACGATGGAGATGGTCGCCGGGCTCACCATCCCCTCCGAGGGGAGTGTCTACATCGGCGGGCGCGAGGTGACGAACCTCCCGCCGAAAGACCGCGGCATCGCGATGGTGTTCCAGAACATCGCGCTGTTCCCGCACATGGACGTGTACGACAACGTCTCGTTCGGGCTCCGGCTGCGTGACTTCGACAAGGAGGAGATCGACCGCCGCGTCGAGCGCGCTGCGGAGATCGTCCAGATCACCAACATGCTCGACCGGATGCCCGACGAGATGTCCGGCGGGCAGCGCCAGCGCGTCGCCATCGCTCGTGCCATCGTTCGGAACCCCGACGTGTTCCTGATGGACGAGCCGCTCGCCAACCTGGACGCGAAGCTTCGCGTCCACATGCGGACGGAACTGCAGCGCCTCCACAAGGAGCTGCAGACCACCATCATCTACGTGACGCACGACCAGGCCGAGGCGATGACGATGAGCGACCGCATCGCGGTCATCGACTCCGGCAGTCTCCAGCAGATCGACCCGCCGCTCGTCTGTTACAACGAGCCGGCGAACATGTTCGTCGCGACGTTCATCGGCTCGCCGTCGATGAACATGCTCGACGGGCGCATCGGCGAGAACGGCTGGGAGAACGACAACATCTCCGTCGACTTCGACCCCGCGCAGTACGGTCTCTCGCCGGGCGACGAGGTCGCGATGGGCATCCGCCCCGAGGACGTCTACCCCGTCAACCAGGCGGGCGGCGTCGAGAGCCAGACGAAGGTCATCAACGCCGACACCGACGTCATGGAGCCGATGGGAGACGAGACGTTCGTCTACCTCCTCCTCTCGGAAGACGCCGAGGTCGACCTCGAAGAGGGCTCTGGCAGCGGGCAACTCCTCATCAGCGTCTCGCCCGACACGGAGATCGAAGAAGACGAGGGCATCGAGGTCGTCCTCGACCGCTCGAAGGTCCACCTGTTCGACCGCGACACCGGCGAAGCCGTCCAGCACGGGCTGGACACCATGACCAGCACCGGCGGTGCGGCCGAAGCGGCCGAGAGCGACGACTGACCTCGTCTCGTCGAACCGCGACTGCGACTCCACTGTCCTGTTATTTTCACCCCCTGTGAGCCACAGGACCGTGCGCCGAGCACGGCGACAGCGCACCGACCGGCGGTGTCGACGGTGCTCGGTTCCGTGGCCGCGCCGACCCCGCATGACCGAGCTATAAGTATCGCCCGTGCCTCCGGTCGGTATGGTCACGATAGAGGGGTACGCCTACCTGGGCGGGATGACCCTGCTCTTCTTCTTCTGGGCGTACGGTATCGTCCGGTTCTTCATGGACGTGAAGAACATCTACGTCCCGAAGGGCAAACAGTACGTCCGCGGGCGCCGGCGGCTCAAAGAGGAGAAGAAACAGGAAGAAGAGCGCGAGGAGAAGGAGCGACAGCTGTACTGAGCGGTCTCGCGCCCCGCCGTGGCGTGCGAACGACTCACAGGACCGCCTGCAACACACAACACGTAACCACCTTCCCCGTTTCGGGTGAGCTATGACCTCCAGCGCAGACGGACGGGTTCGAATCGGCATCGTCGGCCTCGGCAACATCGGCACCTACCACGCGGAGTTCCTGGCGGACGTCGAGGCCGCAGCCCTGGTCGCTGGCCTCGACATCGACGCGGACGCCCGTGAGTCGTTCGCCGAGACGTTCGACGTCGACACGTACGCCGACCGCGGCGACCTCTTCGACGACGTCGACGCCGTCATCGTCACCACGCCGAACCGCTTTCACGAGGACTACGCCGTCGCCGCGCTCGACGCCGGCGTCGACGTCCTCCTGGAGAAACCGCTCGCACACACCCTCGAGAGCGCAGAGCGTATCGCCGCCGCGGCGGAAGCGAGCGACGCGCTCTGTATGGTCGGGTTCAACAACCGCTTTGCGAACCCGGTCGAAGTGCTGAAACACGACCTCCGCACGGGACGGTTCGGCGACGTCACACACGTCGAGGCGAACTACGTCCGCCGTCGGGGAATCCCCGGCCGCGGTTCGTGGTTCACCTCGAAGGAGGTCGCCGGCGGCGGTGCGCTCATCGACATCGGCGTCCACGCCATCGACCTCGCGCTGTACTTCCTCGACTTCCCCGAGGTGGTCGAGGTGTCGGGGACGACCCGCGCGGAGTTCGGCATCCACGACGAATACGCGTACCTCCGGCAGTGGGGCGCAGACCACGGTCCCGGCGGGTTCGACGTGGAGGACTCGGCGACGGCGTTCATCCGCTGTGCCGACGGCCAGACCGTCTCGCTCGAGGTGGCGTGGGCCGCGAACCGCCCCGACTCCGACGAGTTCGTCATCCGCGGCACCGAGGCCGGTGCGACCCTCGACCGGGGGGACCACGAACTCACCGTCTACGAGGCGGGTATCGGCGGTGCCAACCACTTCTCGACGACGGACGTCGAGACCCAGGAGGCCGTGACCCACCAGCAAGAACAGCGGGCGTTCGTCGAGGCCGTCGACCAGGGTCGACTCGAGCGGAACACCGTCGACCAGGCGCTCGCGGTCCAGCGGGTCATCGACGCTATCTACCGCTCGGCGGCACACGGGAGCGCCGTCAGGCTCGACGACTGAGCCGGCGTCGCCCCGAGAGAGACAGCTTGAAACGGCCGGCTCACCCATCCCACACCATGTCACCGTCAGCGCTCTCGCGCCTCCGCCGCCCGGAGTACACGGGGGAGAACCGGTGTTGGCCGTGTACCGTGTTGAACGTCGCGCTCGTTGCCCTCGGGAGCGCCGCCGTCGGCCTCCTCTCACCCGTACTGGGTGCGCTCTCTCTTCTCGGCGGCCTCGTCCTCGTCGCGCTCCGTGGGTACGTCGTCCCGTCCACACCCGAGTTCGCGCCGCGGGTCGCCGCGGCGCTCCCCGTCGACCTGGGCTTCCACCAGCACCGCACCGACGGCGGCCGGACCTCCGAGTCGCTGACGGGTGCCGACGAGGTCGACGGCGAGACCCTCGTCCGTCGACTCGCCGAGGCCGGCCTCATCACCGCCGACGAGTCGGGCGAACTCTTCCTCGCCGCGGAGACCCGCCGGACGTGGGAGGCGGGGATGCGACGCCTGCGCGACGTCTCCGACGACGAACTGGCCGCGGCGACGGCCTCGGCCGCGCCGTTCCCCGCCGAGGGTCGAGTCGAGGGTGACTGGGTCGTCGTGACGCGGACCGGCGACGCGGACGGAACGGCTATCGACGGCGACGAGGGCGACGAGGTGTGGCTCTCGCGGGCGCACGCCGTCGCGGACACGGCCGCCGTCGCCGCGATGGGCGACGCGGTCGACGCGGAGACGGCCGCACAGGCCGCGATGCCGTTCCGTCTGTTCATCGAGACGTGTCCGCTGTGCGGCGGCGACACCGAAGAGACCGTCGTGCGCGAGTGTTGCGGGGGCACCCAGGGCGTCTACGACAACCCCGAGACACCCGTCCTCGCGTGTGTGGCGTGTGGCGAGGTCCTGTACGAGTTCTGACGGCCGCGTCCCGAGGCTCGCTACTCGAACGCCGACCGGTCCGGAACGCCCTCTCTCCCCAGGAGAATCTCCTGTGCCTCGACGGATTCGAGCGCGGCGACCAGCCCACCGACGTCGACGGGGCCGTCGGCGGTCTCGATGACGAACGACGCGACCTCTTCGGACTCCTCGAAGGTGTACGTCTCGACACGGCCTTCGACGACGACGGT includes:
- a CDS encoding carbohydrate ABC transporter permease — translated: MSIEDSTQGMGKMDDAPIKRGPLATWVSKVIKNPKRAYRAMFYVLTIFFLITTLFPFYWLLVLALTPNEAISNMGLLPKGFNPGVFVTMFERVPFHLYMFNSFVLGITTTVIVLLLASLAGYVFGRLRFPGKNVLMLAILAISYFPPAAFLIPLFQLFTGNVSLTFMIPGLPELTVSSPDTFNTPIPMVMPFSALFMPLSIFILTTFYGQIPDGLEDAARVEGTTRLGALFRVIIPLSAPGVATAGVLTFISVYNEFFFSFLMNNGEASSWAPIVAGILKYQGQFDTPFNLMAAASIVGVLPVAILVIIAQERIVSGLTAGALKE
- a CDS encoding ABC transporter ATP-binding protein, whose amino-acid sequence is MGDVKLENVYKRYEDVTAVEDMNIHIRDGEFVCLVGPSGCGKSTTMEMVAGLTIPSEGSVYIGGREVTNLPPKDRGIAMVFQNIALFPHMDVYDNVSFGLRLRDFDKEEIDRRVERAAEIVQITNMLDRMPDEMSGGQRQRVAIARAIVRNPDVFLMDEPLANLDAKLRVHMRTELQRLHKELQTTIIYVTHDQAEAMTMSDRIAVIDSGSLQQIDPPLVCYNEPANMFVATFIGSPSMNMLDGRIGENGWENDNISVDFDPAQYGLSPGDEVAMGIRPEDVYPVNQAGGVESQTKVINADTDVMEPMGDETFVYLLLSEDAEVDLEEGSGSGQLLISVSPDTEIEEDEGIEVVLDRSKVHLFDRDTGEAVQHGLDTMTSTGGAAEAAESDD
- a CDS encoding Gfo/Idh/MocA family protein, which encodes MTSSADGRVRIGIVGLGNIGTYHAEFLADVEAAALVAGLDIDADARESFAETFDVDTYADRGDLFDDVDAVIVTTPNRFHEDYAVAALDAGVDVLLEKPLAHTLESAERIAAAAEASDALCMVGFNNRFANPVEVLKHDLRTGRFGDVTHVEANYVRRRGIPGRGSWFTSKEVAGGGALIDIGVHAIDLALYFLDFPEVVEVSGTTRAEFGIHDEYAYLRQWGADHGPGGFDVEDSATAFIRCADGQTVSLEVAWAANRPDSDEFVIRGTEAGATLDRGDHELTVYEAGIGGANHFSTTDVETQEAVTHQQEQRAFVEAVDQGRLERNTVDQALAVQRVIDAIYRSAAHGSAVRLDD